A single window of Hemicordylus capensis ecotype Gifberg chromosome 15, rHemCap1.1.pri, whole genome shotgun sequence DNA harbors:
- the LOC128337819 gene encoding T-box-containing protein TBX6L-like isoform X2, with amino-acid sequence MWKDPRRRRRRRKKQVWSWMAGPPLSGGVSPAASGKMQGVSDAKALPDPHHSSIVVTLEDVDLWMKFHQVGTEMIITKSGRRMFPQCKIKVSGLIPYAKYLMLVDFVPMDNFRYKWNKDQWEVAGKAEPQLPCRTYIHPDSPALGSHWTKEPVSFQKLKLTNNTLDQHGHIILHSMHRYKPRFHVMQADDLLSTRWSIFQTFSFPETVFTSVTAYQNEKITKLKIYNNPFAKGFREHGKNTRREGRVQKNNPARGQKRTQSHEQPKPGIEDPDFRRDESVEVKEKNHSVAAGSSSCPFWVSEQNSNHGGLSAEAPARVEEGELPAQGQPTPPLAAAAVATTSSQGSYRFHEAADGPLPAAPLRDVLPLHEFRARPHPLDFAAVPEPEAKQLPEGFAPLPALSTPLPAPPQDYSGAATDPVGKAGARRPFYSPYAPDQSLNQWVVPAPPQYRAVGYSAFPTDYGREGAMGHGNMADWNQYPLFPYTCW; translated from the exons ATGTGGAAAgaccccaggaggaggaggaggaggaggaagaagcaggtcTGGAGCTGGATGGCCGGGCCTCCCTTGAGTGGAGGggtctctcctgctgcttctggCAAGATGCAGGGGGTGTCTG ACGCAAAAGCTCTACCAGACCCTCATCACAGCTCCATTGTGGTCACCCTGGAGGACGTGGACCTCTGGATGAAATTTCATCAGGTGGGAACAGAGATGATCATCACCAAGTCTGGACG GCGGATGTTTCCCCAATGCAAGATCAAAGTCTCTGGCTTGATCCCTTACGCCAAATATCTCATGCTGGTCGATTTTGTGCCGATGGACAACTTCAGGTACAAG tggAACAAGGACCAGTGGGAGGTAGCTGGCAAGGCAGAGCCCCAGCTCCCCTGTCGGACGTACATCCACCCGGACTCTCCCGCCCTGGGCAGCCACTGGACGAAGGAGCCTGTCTCCTTCCAGAAGCTCAAGCTGACCAACAACACTCTGGACCAGCATGGCCAT ATCATCCTCCACTCCATGCACCGCTATAAGCCTCGTTTCCATGTCATGCAGGCCGACGACCTGCTCAGCACCCGCTGGAGCATCTTCCAGACATTCAGCTTCCCCGAGACGGTCTTCACCTCCGTAACTGCCTACCAGAATGAGAAG ATCACAAAACTCAAGATCTACAACAATCCGTTTGCGAAGGGCTTCCGAGAACACGGGAAGAACACGCGCAG GGAGGGGAGAGTCCAGAAGAACAACCCTGCCAGAGGTCAGAAGAGGACGCAGAGCCACGAGCAGCCCAAACCTGGCATCGAGGACCCAG ATTTCAGGAGGGACGAGAGCGTGGAGGTGAAGGAAAAGAACCACAGCGTTGCggccggcagcagcagctgccccttcTGGGTCTCCGAGCAGAACAGCAACCACGGCGGCCTCTCTGCCGAGGCGCCTGCCCGAGTGGAAGAGGGCGAGCTCCCGGCCCAAGGACAGCCCACGCCGcccctggccgccgccgccgtggcCACCACCTCTTCCCAGGGCTCCTACAG GTTCCACGAGGCAGCCGATGGGCCCCTGCCGGCAGCCCCCCTCCGGGACGTCTTGCCTCTCCACGAGTTCCGGGCCAGACCCCACCCACTGGACTTTGCTGCAGTTCCCGAGCCAGAGGCCAAACAGCTTCCTGAAGGTTTTGCCCCCTTGCCGGCTCTCTCCACCCCACTTCCAGCTCCTCCACAGGACTACTCGGGGGCGGCCACTGACCCCGTTGGGAAAGCAGGAGCCCGCAGGCCGTTCTATAGCCCCTACGCGCCAGACCAAAGCCTGAATCAGTGGGTGGTTCCAGCGCCCCCTCAGTACAGGGCTGTCGGCTACTCGGCTTTCCCCACCGACTATGGCCGGGAGGGGGCCATGGGTCACGGcaacatggcagactggaacCAGTACCCCTTGTTCCCTTATACCTgctggtga